The following proteins come from a genomic window of Enterococcus gilvus ATCC BAA-350:
- a CDS encoding DnaD domain-containing protein: MDYFKQRREYRKLKQNEIDISIGQNNLYRELLDYANDEDKLDDWFPLKNSALTDLTGLSIPGLAKARNSLTQLNLIEYRQGKKNSDKPQYKITCLYNKRFTNSNTAGLQEVSQKVVQPVSQTVEHKDLTSTIPKLDTNLTDASESNKSKYSKNSAVTYWLNQVNPAEAPFVRQSIEYWVNDFGGQDEIVILAINDMLEHDARNYNYLNKILKNWEELKLDTPEKVKNHLVGKYSKKTQKQAKGRVEQLPDHIANPKTEADASALARQKLIDLGVTPND, from the coding sequence TTGGACTATTTTAAACAAAGACGAGAGTACCGTAAATTGAAACAAAACGAAATCGATATCTCAATTGGTCAAAATAATCTGTATCGCGAGTTATTAGACTATGCGAACGATGAAGACAAATTAGATGACTGGTTTCCTTTGAAAAATTCGGCGCTCACCGATCTTACAGGGCTTTCTATTCCAGGATTAGCTAAAGCTCGTAATAGTCTGACTCAATTGAACCTCATAGAATACAGACAAGGGAAGAAGAATTCCGATAAACCACAGTACAAAATTACCTGCTTGTATAACAAACGGTTTACCAACAGTAACACAGCTGGTTTACAAGAAGTATCACAGAAGGTTGTGCAACCTGTATCACAAACGGTAGAACATAAAGATCTTACTAGTACTATACCTAAACTAGACACTAACTTGACTGATGCTTCTGAATCAAATAAGTCTAAATATTCAAAAAATAGTGCGGTGACTTACTGGCTGAATCAAGTGAATCCAGCAGAAGCACCTTTCGTTCGACAATCAATCGAATACTGGGTCAATGACTTTGGAGGACAAGACGAGATAGTTATTCTAGCTATCAACGATATGCTTGAACATGATGCTCGCAATTATAACTATCTCAACAAGATATTGAAAAATTGGGAAGAGTTGAAGCTTGATACGCCGGAAAAAGTCAAAAATCACTTAGTAGGCAAGTACAGCAAGAAGACTCAAAAGCAAGCTAAAGGACGTGTTGAACAGTTGCCGGATCACATAGCGAACCCGAAAACAGAAGCAGATGCCTCTGCGCTAGCAAGACAAAAACTAATTGACTTAGGAGTGACACCAAATGATTGA
- a CDS encoding DUF1064 domain-containing protein has protein sequence MTIRKRTKYGNKKVYRYGHWFDSIAEAEYYPIAVAYAKEYVYELKLQDRIDILPTLKLNEWAIKKTQYVADYSFYHRGEIVRLVDVKGVETKDFRLKAKMIARELGIVIVLAKKTRYGFVHYPFNMPTSKRKEARL, from the coding sequence ATGACTATTCGCAAACGAACCAAATACGGCAACAAAAAAGTTTATCGGTACGGTCATTGGTTCGATTCAATCGCTGAGGCTGAGTATTATCCTATCGCCGTTGCCTACGCGAAAGAGTATGTATATGAGCTGAAACTTCAGGATCGCATTGATATTCTGCCGACTTTAAAGCTAAACGAGTGGGCAATTAAAAAGACGCAGTACGTCGCTGATTACTCTTTTTATCACCGAGGGGAAATCGTTCGTCTTGTGGATGTAAAAGGCGTTGAGACAAAGGATTTCCGCTTGAAAGCCAAGATGATCGCTAGAGAGCTAGGCATAGTGATTGTCTTAGCAAAAAAGACCAGATATGGATTTGTTCACTACCCTTTCAATATGCCAACAAGCAAGAGAAAAGAGGCTCGCTTATGA
- a CDS encoding ImmA/IrrE family metallo-endopeptidase has translation MEEVKALLEKYGIILVFSDLNKPGCYISEIRTMFVSSDLNDFEKIKVILHEAGHGFLHDDLVGIYKMNEFHSKMEYQADCFMITELVKIYISLTDIDIHQFNYMQFIEQNDLDLAYEDLIKQIAFDYAYQESFG, from the coding sequence ATGGAAGAAGTTAAAGCACTTCTCGAAAAGTACGGCATTATTTTAGTGTTTTCCGATTTAAACAAGCCTGGATGTTACATTTCAGAAATTAGAACAATGTTTGTTTCTTCAGATCTGAATGATTTTGAAAAAATAAAAGTAATTCTACATGAAGCTGGGCATGGATTTTTACATGATGATCTGGTAGGTATTTATAAAATGAATGAGTTTCATTCAAAGATGGAATATCAGGCTGATTGTTTTATGATTACTGAACTTGTTAAAATTTATATTTCGCTTACCGACATAGATATCCATCAGTTTAACTACATGCAATTTATAGAACAAAATGATCTCGATCTTGCTTATGAAGATTTAATAAAACAAATTGCGTTTGACTACGCATATCAAGAGTCATTCGGGTAA
- a CDS encoding helix-turn-helix domain-containing protein: protein MKTSDNRTPLAKRLEVLREQNGWTKTLVANKLGLKNMATYANWEYGTREPDLQSLKDLASIYNVSVDFLVAGKSESNNTKYTEADLDRMLDNAMSFDGEPITDHDREIIRAYLKGKYGK, encoded by the coding sequence ATGAAAACTTCTGACAATCGAACCCCTCTTGCAAAGCGCCTAGAAGTGCTAAGGGAGCAGAACGGGTGGACAAAAACTCTGGTAGCTAATAAATTAGGTTTAAAAAATATGGCTACATACGCCAATTGGGAATACGGAACTAGGGAACCAGATTTACAATCATTAAAAGATTTGGCTTCTATCTATAATGTAAGTGTTGACTTTCTAGTTGCTGGAAAATCAGAATCCAACAATACTAAATACACCGAAGCAGATCTTGACAGAATGCTTGATAATGCCATGAGCTTTGATGGCGAACCAATCACTGATCATGACAGAGAGATTATCCGAGCTTACTTGAAAGGTAAATACGGCAAATAA
- a CDS encoding zinc ribbon domain-containing protein gives MSRECPRCGNERIKEDHKFCSICGLKLEEKKDE, from the coding sequence GTGAGTAGAGAATGCCCAAGATGTGGAAATGAACGTATCAAAGAGGATCACAAATTTTGTTCAATTTGCGGATTGAAGTTGGAGGAGAAGAAAGATGAGTAA
- a CDS encoding PD-(D/E)XK nuclease-like domain-containing protein, translating to MITMDLNKKNYYSNEADWQYMSVSQFKDFMKCEAAALAKLKEEWLPISNPIALLVGNYVHSYFESEEAHSEFINENHSSIYKKNGSERSEFVQAVDMIEALEYDDFFNFVYQGEKEVILTGELFGTEWKARIDCFNYDKGYFVDLKTTRSLSQRYCSDRYGGYVSFAEEYGYITQMYVYKQLLEKKFDKEIVPYIFAVTKESPPDIAALEIYPARYDFERYTIEEKLPHILKVKMGEEAPTSCGRCEYCRNKKKLSGFIEIEDLLH from the coding sequence ATGATAACAATGGACCTCAACAAGAAGAACTATTATAGCAATGAAGCTGACTGGCAGTATATGTCAGTCAGTCAATTCAAAGATTTTATGAAATGCGAGGCTGCCGCATTAGCAAAACTTAAAGAAGAATGGTTGCCTATATCAAATCCCATTGCACTATTAGTTGGAAATTATGTTCATTCCTACTTTGAATCAGAGGAGGCACACAGTGAATTCATCAACGAGAATCATTCATCCATTTATAAGAAGAATGGATCGGAGCGATCAGAGTTTGTTCAAGCTGTAGATATGATTGAAGCGTTGGAATATGACGACTTCTTCAACTTTGTTTATCAAGGTGAAAAGGAAGTCATTTTAACCGGTGAATTATTTGGTACGGAATGGAAGGCGCGGATCGATTGTTTTAACTACGATAAAGGATATTTTGTCGATCTCAAAACTACTCGTAGTCTTTCGCAGCGTTACTGTTCTGATCGTTATGGTGGTTATGTATCTTTTGCTGAAGAATATGGATACATCACACAGATGTATGTGTACAAACAGTTGTTGGAGAAAAAATTCGACAAAGAGATTGTTCCTTATATTTTCGCAGTCACTAAGGAGTCTCCTCCTGATATCGCAGCACTGGAGATTTATCCAGCAAGATACGATTTCGAAAGATACACAATAGAAGAGAAGCTTCCACATATTTTAAAAGTAAAAATGGGTGAAGAAGCACCTACATCTTGTGGGAGATGTGAGTATTGCAGGAATAAGAAGAAATTGAGTGGATTCATTGAAATAGAGGATTTACTTCATTAG
- a CDS encoding helix-turn-helix transcriptional regulator, producing the protein MEIANDAHLKMRSIRKEKGVTQAYIAKRLGFSSSQAYANIEYGNTNLKLDVAVRVADILNVSIYDFLSEKS; encoded by the coding sequence TTGGAAATAGCAAATGATGCTCATTTAAAAATGCGTAGTATTCGAAAAGAAAAAGGAGTTACTCAAGCATATATTGCAAAGAGACTAGGTTTTTCTTCTTCTCAAGCTTATGCAAACATTGAATATGGTAACACTAATTTAAAGCTTGATGTAGCAGTACGGGTTGCTGATATTTTGAACGTATCTATTTATGATTTTTTGAGCGAAAAAAGCTAA